A single Syngnathoides biaculeatus isolate LvHL_M chromosome 18, ASM1980259v1, whole genome shotgun sequence DNA region contains:
- the plac8l1 gene encoding cornifelin homolog B → MHLMSTVCNKSMSSRPSRTGSMFQEKEGGGGMHSRSNTVPYSSAVALTQPGLGVTTTTVTTITQTGGDWSSGLFDICADEGTCVVGAVAPCCLDLSVAHQYGECLCLPLLPGSSFAMRVALRERYKIRGNICNDWSTVCCCYSLAVCQMAREMKRRTMTRSYLVSTALQCS, encoded by the exons ATGCACTTAATGTCAACTGTATGTAACAAGTCTATGTCATCTAGACCCTCAAGAACAGGGTCCATGTTTCAGGAAAAGGAGGGAGGAGGTGGCATGCACTCCAGGTCAAACACCGTCCCTTACTCAAGCGCAGTCGCACTTACTCAGCCCGGCCTGGGTGTCACCACGACGACTGTCACCACGATCACGCAGACGGGGGGTGACTGGAGCAGCGGGCTGTTTGACATCTGTGCAGACGAGGGCACAT GTGTTGTCGGTGCTGTGGCCCCGTGCTGTCTAGACCTGAGTGTTGCTCACCAGTACGGCGAGTGTCTCTGTTTGCCTCTCTTACCGGGGTCCTCCTTCGCTATGAGGGTTGCGCTCAGGGAGAGGTACAAGATACGG GGGAACATATGCAACGACTGGAGCACCGTGTGTTGCTGCTATTCCCTGGCCGTGTGCCAGATGGCACGAGAGATGAAGCGTCGCACGATGACTCGGTCATACCTCGTGTCCACCGCGCTTCAGTGCTCATGA
- the lars1b gene encoding leucine--tRNA ligase, cytoplasmic, which produces MTERKGTAKLDFLRKIELEIQAKWEKDKAFENDAGITTEESTHKNKYFVTFPYPYMNGRLHLGHTFSLSKCEFGVGYQSLKGKKCLFPFGLHCTGMPIKACADKLKREMELYGNPPQFPDEEEEEKKEKPMTCDEIIIKDKAKGKKSKAVAKSGSSSFQWNIMRSLGLTDCDIVKFANAEHWLEYFPPLAVNDLKMMGVKVDWRRSFITTDVNPFYDSFVRWQFVTLKERKKINFGKRYTIYSPKDGQPCMDHDRQTGEGVGPQEYTLIKMRIVEPYTAKFKSKVFYSSGMKGKNIYLVAATLRPETMFGQTNCWVRPDMNYVAFETSGADVFICTRRSARNMSFQGFTKENGVVPVVMEILGQDLLGCALSAPLTSYKIIYALPMLTIKEDKGTGVVTSVPSDAPDDIAALRDIKKKQALREKYGIEDKMVLPFEPIPIIDIPGYGNLSAALVCDELKIQSQNDKEKLAEAKEKVYLKGFYEGIMLVDGYKGQKVQDVKKPIQKMMVEKGEACIYMEPEKQVMSRSADECVVALCDQWYLDYGDAEWKQQANEVLKTLETFCDETRRNFQATLAWLQEHACSRTYGLGTRLPWDEQWLIESLSDSTIYMAYYTVAHLLQGGVLNGQGASPLGIKPHQMTREVWNFIFFKTAPFPKTDIPKEHLQRLRREFEYWYPVDVRVSGKDLVPNHLSYYLYNHVAMWPNDSGKWPQAVRANGHLLLNSEKMSKSTGNFLTLSQAIKKFSADGMRLALADAGDTVEDANFVETMADAGILRLYTWLEWVKEMIANQTNLRSGPAGTFNDRVFSSEMHSGILKTEQHYDRMMYKEALKCGFFEFQAAKDKYRELAIEGMHKDLVFQFIERQTLLLAPICPHLCEYTWGLLGKHTSVTKASWPVAGPVDEILIRSSQYLMETAHDLRLRLKAYMVPPKNKKGDSKPPAKPTHCTIYVAKSYPTWQHSALALLGKYYKSNNGVLPDNKVIASELGVLPELKKYMKRVMPFVAMIKENLEKNGPRVLNLELEFDERAVLMENRVYLTNSLELEQIDIFFASEADDKIKEDCCPGQPFCVFRSEPAVCVSLVNPQPCNGLFSTKLDIRQGDSRDNVVRRLAKVNRLIKDLSKVKLMRYEDPTLGPRRVPVLGQEEQGKVILSPQSVFSINLDEKKVTVADNGLTVDIGDTLAYLVH; this is translated from the exons CAAAAACAAGTATTTTGTCACCTTCCCATACCCTTACATGAATGGGCGGTTGCATCTTGGTCATACATTCAGTTTATCAAAGTGTGAG TTCGGAGTTGGCTACCAGTCCTTGAAAGGGAAGAAATGCCTTTTCCCGTTTGGTCTCCACTGCACGGGCATGCCAATTAAA GCCTGTGCAGACAAGCTCAAGCGGGAGATGGAACTCTATGGAAATCCGCCACAGTTTCctgatgaggaggaagaagagaagaaggagaaacCGATGACATGTGATGAAATCATCATCAAAGATAAAGCTAAGGGCAAGAAG AGTAAAGCAGTGGCCAAGTCCGGCTCCTCCAGCTTCCAGTGGAACATCATGAGGTCTCTAGGCCTGACTGACTGTGATATTGTCAAGTTTGCCAATGCCGAACACTGGCTGGAATATTTCCCTCCTCTGGCTGTCAATGACCTCAAAATGATGGGTGTCAAG GTGGACTGGCGACGCTCGTTCATCACCACAGACGTGAACCCATTCTATGACTCCTTTGTACGCTGGCAGTTTGTTACActaaaggagaggaaaaagatAAATTTTGGGAAAAG GTATACCATCTATTCCCCCAAGGATGGACAACCATGTATGGACCATGACAGGCAAACAGGAGAG GGAGTTGGACCTCAAGAGTACACCCTTATCAAGATGAGGATTGTTGAGCCATACACGGCCAAATTTAAGTCTAAGGTGTTTTACAGCAG TGGCATGAAAGGCAAAAACATCTACCTGGTGGCCGCAACCCTGCGGCCAGAAACCATGTTCGGTCAAACCAATTGCTGGGTCAGGCCCGACATGAACTACGTAGCCTTTGAGACCAGCGGCGCAGATGTCTTCATCTGTACCAGGAGGTCTGCTAGGAACATGTCCTTCCAAGGCTTCACCAAGGAGAATGGTGTGGTCCCTGTGGTCATGGAAATATTGGGACAG GACCTCCTCGGATGCGCCCTGAGCGCTCCCCTGACGTCATACAAGATCATCTACGCTCTACCTATGCTCACCATCAAGGAGGACAAAG GCACGGGGGTAGTTACCAGTGTCCCTTCTGATGCCCCTGATGATATCGCTGCGCTCAGGGACATCAAGAAAAAACAA GCCCTGAGGGAGAAGTATGGAATTGAGGACAAGATGGTGTTGCCGTTTGAGCCG ATTCCCATTATAGACATTCCAGGTTATGGGAACCTGTCTGCGGCACTTGTCTGTGATGAGCTGAAAATCCAAAGCCAAAACGACAAGGAGAAGCTGGCTGAGGCCAAAGAGAAAGTCTACCTCAAGGGTTTCTATGAAGGG ATCATGTTGGTTGATGGCTACAAGGGTCAGAAGGTCCAGGATGTGAAAAAGCCAATCCAGAAGATGATGGTGGAAAAG GGCGAGGCTTGCATCTATATGGAGCCAGAAAAGCAGGTCATGTCACGTTCGGCTGACGAGTGCGTGGTGGCACTCTGCGATCAGTG GTATCTGGACTACGGCGATGCTGAATGGAAGCAGCAGGCCAATGAAGTCCTCAAGACTTTGGAGAC ATTTTGTGATGAAACCAGGAGAAACTTTCAGGCTACTTTGGCATGGCTTCAGGAGCATGCCTGCTCTCGTACATACGGGCTTG GAACACGACTGCCTTGGGACGAGCAGTGGCTGATTGAGTCCCTCTCGGACTCCACCATTTACATGGCCTACTACACCGTGGCCCACCTCCTCCAGGGAGGCGTGCTCAACGGACAGGGGGCCTCACCACTGGGCATCAA ACCACATCAGATGACCAGGGAGGTGTGGAactttatcttttttaaaaCCGCACCCTTCCCAAAGACTGACATCCCAAAAGAGCATCTTCAGAGGCTCAGGAGGGAGTTTGAGTACTGGTACCCGGTGGACGTGCGTGTGTCTGGCAAAGACTTGGTGCCCAACCACTTGTCTTACTACCTCTACAACCACGTGGCAATGTGGCCCAATGATAG TGGGAAATGGCCACAGGCCGTGCGAGCTAATGGGCATCTGCTCCTCAACTCTGAGAAG ATGTCCAAATCAACCGGAAACTTCCTCACTCTGAGCCAAGCAATCAAAAAGTTCTCAGCAGATG GTATGCGTCTGGCATTGGCTGATGCTGGTGACACGGTGGAGGATGCCAACTTTGTGGAGACCATGGCAGATGCCGGTATCCTGCGCCTTTACACCTGGCTAGAGTGGGTGAAGGAGATGATAGCCAACCAGACCAACCTGAGGAGTGGACCTGCTGGCACCTTCAATGACCGCGTTTTTTCCAG CGAGATGCATTCTGGAATCTTGAAGACGGAGCAACATTATGACAGGATGATGTACAAGGAGGCTTTGAAGTGTGGCTTCTTCGAGTTCCAG GCTGCCAAAGATAAGTACAGGGAGTTGGCTATTGAAGGCATGCACAAAGACCTGGTCTTCCAGTTCATAGAGAGACAAACACTTCTGCTGGCCCCCATCTGCCCTCACCTGTGCGAATACACTTGGGGTCTGCTCGGCAAg CATACTTCTGTGACGAAGGCGTCGTGGCCCGTCGCCGGTCCAGTGGATGAGATTCTCATCCGCTCCTCTCAGTATCTGATGGAGACAGCACATGATCTCCGACTGAGACTCAAAGCATATAtggttcccccaaaaaataag AAAGGTGACTCAAAACCTCCGGCCAAACCTACCCACTGCACCATCTACGTGGCAAAGAGCTACCCGACATGGCAGCACAGCGCCTTAGCCCTGCTCGGAAAATACTACAAG AGCAACAACGGCGTCCTTCCAGACAACAAGGTGATAGCAAGCGAGCTCGGAGTGCTGCCCGAGCTGAAGAAGTACATGAAGAGAGTCATGCCCTTTGTGGCCATGATCAAG GAGAACCTCGAGAAGAACGGGCCGAGGGTTTTGAACCTCGAGCTGGAATTTGATGAGCGGGCAGTTCTGATGGAGAACCGTGTCTACTTAACCAATTCTCTTGAG CTGGAGCAGATCGACATCTTTTTTGCATCCGAGGCGGACGACAAAATTAAGGAAGACTGTTGCCCGGGGCAACCGTTCTGTGTTTTTAGATCTGAG CCGGCAGTGTGTGTGTCCCTGGTCAACCCTCAGCCGTGCAACGGGCTTTTCTCTACCAAGCTGGACATCAGACAGGGGGACAGTAGGGACAATGTCGTCCGCAGACTCGCCAAGGTCAACAGACTCATCAAAG ATCTCTCCAAAGTGAAGCTGATGAGGTACGAGGACCCCACTCTGGGGCCACGTCGGGTGCCAGTGCTGGGACAGGAGGAGCAGGGCAAAGTCATCCTCTCCCCTCAGTCCGTGTTCAGCATCAATCTGGATGAGAAGAAAGTCACTGTGGCTGACAACGGCCTCACGGTGGACATCGGTGACACTCTGGCCTACTTGGTTCATTAA